One window of the Amycolatopsis mediterranei genome contains the following:
- a CDS encoding ribonuclease domain-containing protein: MPASLLSRTAQRLAVTVTAVAATLGVTTTVADATVYSSCTQSRCSDARSANTTWQSKGYPGTRGWYDWPGGKCNYAGGTYQNREGELPAGHSFREFDVYPRTCGASRDAYRIIVDLTTGVVWFSPNHYTDFYKI; this comes from the coding sequence GTGCCCGCTTCCCTGCTTTCCCGGACCGCGCAGCGGCTCGCCGTGACCGTCACCGCGGTGGCCGCCACGCTCGGTGTCACCACCACGGTCGCCGACGCCACCGTGTACAGCTCCTGCACGCAGTCGCGCTGCTCGGATGCCCGCTCGGCCAACACGACCTGGCAGAGCAAGGGCTACCCCGGCACGCGTGGCTGGTACGACTGGCCCGGCGGCAAGTGCAACTACGCGGGCGGCACCTACCAGAACCGCGAAGGCGAGCTGCCGGCCGGCCACTCGTTCCGCGAGTTCGACGTCTACCCGCGCACGTGCGGCGCGTCCCGCGACGCCTACCGGATCATCGTCGACCTGACCACCGGCGTGGTCTGGTTCTCGCCCAACCACTACACGGACTTCTACAAGATCTGA
- a CDS encoding SDR family oxidoreductase encodes MADSQFTTHADLFDLSGKYALVTGGTRGIGMMIARGLLQAGARVVISSRKPDACAEAQQLLSEFGDVQAFPADLSRHDECRRLADLVEAGSERLDILVNNAGAMWREPLETFPDEAWDAVIDLNLKSPFWLVQALLPALRRAGTADDPARIVNIGSIAAIHVAAAPNYSYASSKAGLHQLTRVLARELGPQHITVNAVAPGPFPSQMMASTLDVLGDAIAAKAPLRRLGRDDDMAGIAVFLAGRASAYLTGTVIPVDGGIATTASGT; translated from the coding sequence ATGGCGGACAGCCAGTTCACCACGCACGCAGACCTTTTCGACCTGAGTGGGAAGTACGCCCTCGTCACCGGCGGCACCAGGGGAATCGGGATGATGATAGCGCGCGGCCTTCTGCAGGCGGGCGCCCGCGTCGTCATCAGCTCACGCAAGCCGGACGCGTGCGCGGAAGCACAGCAGCTGCTGTCCGAATTCGGCGACGTTCAAGCATTCCCCGCCGACCTGTCCAGGCACGACGAGTGCCGGCGCCTCGCCGATCTTGTCGAGGCCGGCTCGGAACGCCTGGACATCCTCGTCAACAACGCGGGAGCGATGTGGCGCGAGCCGCTGGAGACGTTCCCGGACGAGGCCTGGGACGCCGTGATCGACCTGAACCTCAAGTCGCCGTTCTGGCTGGTGCAGGCGCTGCTCCCGGCCCTTCGCCGGGCGGGCACCGCCGATGATCCCGCGCGGATCGTCAACATCGGCAGCATCGCCGCCATCCACGTCGCCGCGGCGCCGAACTACTCGTACGCCAGCAGCAAAGCGGGACTCCACCAGCTCACCCGGGTGCTGGCCAGAGAACTGGGCCCCCAGCACATCACGGTGAACGCGGTGGCCCCGGGACCGTTCCCGTCGCAGATGATGGCGTCCACGCTCGACGTCCTCGGCGACGCGATCGCGGCGAAGGCCCCGCTGCGCCGCCTCGGCCGCGACGACGACATGGCAGGCATCGCCGTGTTCCTCGCCGGCCGGGCCTCGGCTTACCTCACGGGCACCGTCATCCCGGTCGACGGCGGCATCGCCACGACCGCATCAGGTACCTAA